One Eurosta solidaginis isolate ZX-2024a chromosome 5, ASM4086904v1, whole genome shotgun sequence DNA segment encodes these proteins:
- the LOC137252107 gene encoding RNA-binding protein 33, which translates to MSSHTAHFTMFSMALALLSSPVRSSFESEQQQQAITTPNTANALNAPDSHSPRPEAAELTLPTQFIANSTRYARLMKMLQDPKASISKRYHAVMQRVITRADHLPPVGNPQRRSSSAVYPPSLPFHQVRPPMMRRIQHGSPANAVGLSRNVYDVPKGNANYPHSKGPVPFNAGKLSFHRSPFVHTQPQQHKLQQSHANVLIPHTSFVEPQHQHQYQASQPHPQYQPSPQHQLHPQQAQQQQHHEEHNFKASPPFNGKAIVRPLLEPHDPNYRQHMQQLQQYVGGNQPQLTIKQYPIPQQPLQQQHQSPHFPQASLLQAQPLQTFSHNHGPRFHYETIRPREEPVLQPHVKHILPPPGGAGYAVYENNELEGEEEPPQPYATYYPPTPRAEESSHVFHQSEPEANPASTAAIQEAEKYIEFMNSNDYFLPKREPNYKQRDTQQDRQQNQQQQREQQQQLLEQQQQSQIQQAYAQFSRAQTQTHYGNPAGSDTTIPDGAAANHLNAPIKISQLFYQEDPVPAVVRTSYQTGNNNHLVVNSNGKKAVKHIPQSQTTRSAASTPTTSAPTYSKVRHNTPRNRTPEPQRFEFTERDAMPSAYTHSPSSATANSFGDQLRHRAAGTVGTASTPNLPATSSKNYNTANLSSADDPEDEEDVHSASSSFYGRMPVRQSTEADATTLPTPPAPVEQKDTEDYCEQMCANVQDSDEEIICGSDGYMYTSEAQMECYASCLHIDVTITSKGSCVAR; encoded by the exons ATGTCATCACACACAGCGCATTTTACAATGTTCTCAATGGCCTTGGCGCTTCTTTCAAGTCCAGTGCGAAGTTCATTTGAGAGTGAGCAACAACAACAGGCTATTACTACACCTAACACAGCGAATGCACTAAATGCACCAGATTCGCATAGCCCACGGCCTGAAGCTGCTGAACTCACACTTCCCACGCAATTTATTGCCAACAGTACACGCTATGCTCGTCTCATGAAAATGCTTCAGGATCCCAAGGCTTCAATATCCAAACGTTATCATGCGGTTATGCAACGCGTAATTACGCGTGCTGATCATTTACCACCCGTAGGCAATCCTCAAAGGCGCTCTTCATCGGCAGTTTATCCTCCATCGTTACCGTTCCACCAAGTACGCCCGCCAATGATGCGTCGCATACAACATGGTTCTCCAGCTAATGCAGTCGGACTTTCACGTAATGTTTATGATGTGCCCAAAGGTAATGCCAACTATCCGCACTCGAAAGGGCCAGTACCATTTAACGCAGGTAAATTGTCATTTCATCGTTCGCCCTTCGTCCATACGCAGCCGCAGCAGCATAAGCTACAACAATCTCACGCGAATGTTTTGATTCCGCACACATCGTTTGTAGAACCccagcaccaacaccaataccaaGCTAGCCAGCCACATCCTCAGTATCAACCAAGCCCGCAGCATCAACTACACCCACAACAAGCTCAGCAGCAACAACATCATGAGGAGCATAATTTCAAGGCATCTCCTCCGTTCAACGGTAAAGCCATTGTACGTCCATTACTTGAACCGCACGATCCGAATTACAGGCAACACATGCAACAGTTACAACAGTATGTGGGTGGCAATCAGCCGCAGCTGACAATAAAGCAATATCCCATACCGCAGCAACCATTGCAGCAACAACATCAATCTCCGCACTTTCCCCAGGCATCACTGCTTCAGGCGCAACCTTTACAAACCTTCAGTCATAATCATGGGCCAAGATTTCATTATGAAACCATACGCCCACGCGAGGAACCCGTACTACAGCCACATGTTAAACATATTTTACCGCCCCCTGGAGGCGCAGGCTATGCAGTTTACGAAAATAATGagttggaaggggaagaagaacCACCGCAGCCATATGCAACATACTATCCGCCAACGCCACGAGCAGAGGAATCGTCACATGTGTTTCATCAAAGCGAGCCCGAGGCGAATCCTGCATCCACGGCAGCAATACAAGAAGCTgagaaatatattgaatttatgaACTCCAATGATTATTTTTTGCCAAAGCGTGAGCCGAATTATAAGCAGCGTGATACACAGCAGGATAGGCAGCAAAATCAGCAACAACAacgagaacaacaacaacagctgctagagcaacaacaacagtcaCAAATCCAACAAGCTTATGCACAATTTTCACGAGCTCAAACTCAAACACATTACGGCAACCCAGCTGGAAGTGATACCACTATTCCTGATGGCGCGGCAGCCAATCATCTTAATGCACCCATAAAAATATCACAGCTATTCTATCAAGAAGATCCTGTACCCGCCGTTGTGCGTACCAGCTACCAGACGGGTAATAACAATCACCTCGTTGTGAACTCTAACGGTAAAAAAGCTGTCAAGCATATTCCACAATCGCAAACAACCCGATCGGCTGCTTCCACGCCTACTACATCAGCTCCAACGTACTCGAAAGTGCGACATAATACGCCAAGAAATCGCACACCCGAACCGCAACGTTTTGAGTTTACCGAACGAGATGCTATGCCTTCGGCATACACGCATTCACCATCGTCAGCCACTGCGAATAGTTTTGGCGATCAATTACGTCATAGAGCCGCTGGTACAGTGGGAACAGCGTCTACACCGAACCTACCAGCAACGAGTAGTAAGAACTATAATACCGCAAACTTGTCAAGCGCAGATGATCCAGAAGATGAAGAGGATGTACACAGCGCTAGTTCG AGCTTTTATGGACGTATGCCGGTACGCCAGTCTACAGAGGCTGATGCAACTACTTTACCAACGCCACCAGCACCGGTCGAACAAAAGGACACCGAAGACTATTGTGAACAAATGTGCGCCAATGTGCAGGATAGTGATGAGGAAATTATATGCGGCTCGGATGGCTATATGTATACTAGCGAAGCGCAAATGGAATGCTATGCTTCGTGTCTGCATATCG aTGTGACCATAACAAGTAAAGGGTCCTGTGTGGCGCGATAA
- the Pym gene encoding partner of Y14 and mago, whose protein sequence is MTTYLTDSDGKFIPATQRPDGTWRKARRVKDGYVPQEEVPLYESKGKLFAQRKSTIPPGMCPIVAEQAKKEREKQERAKAKKMTKQQEKAQSAKVSSDRTIGGNNQKKQQMQPQQQTPGMLVLSNASGVATAAPNLVHANANSKTPHVTTSSTNSNEAVAKLANDLEATLKLQADDGQLDTSKKMKKLRKKLREIETIEQRIKSGELKKPEKDQLDKVKRKKEIIKEIQQLENEEAAASAALISNSRKCN, encoded by the coding sequence atgaccactTACCTTACAGACAGTGACGGTAAATTCATACCAGCTACTCAGCGGCCAGATGGAACTTGGCGTAAAGCACGACGCGTCAAAGACGGCTATGTGCCGCAGGAGGAGGTGCCCTTGTATGAGAGCAAAGGAAAACTATTTGCGCAACGTAAAAGTACAATACCGCCGGGCATGTGTCCCATAGTTGCGGAGCAAGCTAAAAAGGAGCGTGAAAAGCAAGAACGAGCCAAAGCAAAAAAAATGACCAAACAGCAAGAAAAGGCACAATCCGCCAAGGTGAGTAGCGACAGAACAATTGGCGGTAATAATCAAAAGAAACAACAAATGCAACCTCAACAGCAAACACCGGGAATGTTAGTGTTATCAAATGCTAGTGGAGTTGCAACGGCAGCACCAAATTTAGTACATGCAAATGCTAATAGTAAGACGCCGCATGTAACAACATCGAGTACAAATAGCAACGAAGCAGTAGCAAAACTTGCCAACGATTTGGAGGCCACTTTAAAATTACAAGCAGATGACGGCCAACTAGATACgtcgaaaaaaatgaaaaagctgCGTAAAAAATTGCGTGAAATTGAAACAATTGAACAGCGTATTAAAAGTGGTGAGCTAAAGAAGCCCGAAAAAGATCAGCTAGATAAAGTGAAGCGAAAAAAGGAAATAATCAAAGAAATTCAACAACTTGAAAATGAAGAGGCGGCTGCGTCAGCGGCGCTTATATCTAATAGCAGAAAGTGTAATTGA